A stretch of Castanea sativa cultivar Marrone di Chiusa Pesio chromosome 2, ASM4071231v1 DNA encodes these proteins:
- the LOC142624898 gene encoding uncharacterized protein LOC142624898 — protein sequence MCRSFPTTLRGAGREWFTRLPTSSIDNFEQLSSAFLRHFVGRQHPKRPVDHLLTIKQGERETLRSYVKCFTQETLDADDADDKVQLTTFKAGLKSREFVVSLAKNPPRTMAEMLLKAQKYMNAEDALATIVDEERPKKEGRKEGRQT from the coding sequence atgtgtcgttccttccctacTACGCTAAGGGGAGCGGGAAGAGAGTGGTTCACAAGACTACCCACTTCATCCATTGACAACTTCGAGCAGTTAAGTAGCGCCTTTCTGCGCCATTTTGTTGGAAGGCAACATCCCAAGAGACCAGtggatcacctactcactattaagcaaggggagagggagaccttgcggTCGTACGTGAAGTGCTTCACTCAAGAGACCCTAGACGCGGACGACGCGGACGACAAGGTACAGCTGACAACATTTAAAGCAGGGCTTAAGTCTAGAGAATTCGTCGTCTCGCTGGCAAAGAATCCGCCTCGGACAATGGCAGAGATGCTCCTGAAAgcccaaaagtacatgaatgccgaGGACGCACTGGCCACCATCGTGGATGAGGAAAGGCCGaaaaaggaaggaaggaaggaaggaagacaaACGTAG